The window AAGCTGTCGGTATTCCTGCCACATTTGAACTATGCGAAAAAATCATCGCAGCAGGTGGCACTATCGCCAATGTGGGCGTGCATGGCACTAAGGTGGATTTATTTCTGGAAAATCTCTGGGATCGGAACATCACCATCACCACGCGACTGGTTGATACGGTTAGCACGCCAATGTTGATGAACGTAGTGCAGTCAAAAAAGATCGACCCCAAATTATTGATTACCCATCAGTTCAAACTCAACGACATCATCAAAGCCTATGATACTTTTCAGCATGCGGCAGAGACTCAGGCGTTGAAGGTGATTATTACCATGTAGTTGCTGGACTAGATTGATCTGCCTGCAGATTTGCAGGCGGTTTTAGTTATCGTTTTGCCGATTATTAGTATCGACTTTATCGGATCGTTTGGGATTAGTTCTTCTATCGGAGGCGCCTAATATATGTTTTGGATCGCCTTTAGGTATATCGGTGATTAAGCGATCAAATTCTGCTTTAACGACGGCATAACATTCGCAAACAGTTTTTTCTAATCGAGGGCGATCAATAACTTCGATGTTGCCACGAGCGTATTTGATTAATCCCATTTTTTGTAGTTTACCTGCGGCCTCGGTCACGCCTTCGCGCCTCACACCCAGCATATTAGCGATCAGTTCTTGCGTCATTTTTAAATTATCTGACGGTAAGCGATCCAGACTTAATAATAACCAGCGGCATAATTGCTGTTCAATAGAATGATGTCGGTTGCATACCGCTGTTTGTGTCATTTGTGTGATCAATGCTTGGGTATAGCGTAACAACAAGCGCAACACTGGCCCTGCACGGTTGAATTCTTCTTTCAAATGCTCCGCTTTAAGCCGATAGCCAAAGCCTTCACTTTGAACTATGGCGCGGCTTGGCGTTGTTTCTCCACCCATAAATAAGGAGATGCCGAGTATGCCCTCATTGCCGACAATAGCAATCTCAGCTGACGCTCCATTTTCTAAAACATACAGCAAGGACACGATAGACGTCGTTGGAAAGTAGACGTGTTTTAACTGTCCACCAGCTTCGTACAATATTTGGCCGAGCGGCATTTTTATCAGTTCTAAATGACGAAACAGACGGTCAAATTCAGCAGCAGGAAGAGACGCAAGTAAATGATTTTGCGTCGGGCTATGAGATGTCGTCATTGGATAGTTGAAAGTAGAAATCCCATTGTAGGGATGACATAGATTATTTAGACTAAAGTATCTGTGTGCAGAATATCAAAAAACACCGCGCGTGTATGTGCGTTATGCCACATAATTTATGTTGGTTTGCTGGCCGCGAAAAGCGAAGAGAGAAAATCGGCTTCAGTCCTGTACAAGCCGACCAAGCCGACTAAGCCGACGCTGTAGCTTGATGATTAAGGATGGTATTGCGATGAAAAGTGCTATGACGATCTGGTCACTGGCTCAATATCTAAATGCGGGATGTCATTAAGCAGGCGGTCAAACTCATGTTTAATTACTGAATAGCATTCGCATACAGCGTCTTCCAGACCGGATCTGTCGATTATTTCAATTGCACCGCGACTGTATTGGATGAGTCCGGCACGTTGTAAATTGCCTGCTGCTTCAGTGACTCGCTCACGACGTACGCCCAGCATATTGGCGATCATTTGCTGAGTCATGATCAAAGAGTCGGAGGACAAGCGATCAACACTGAGCAGTAACCACCGGCATAATTGTTGTTCAATAGAATGATGCCGGTTACATACCGCGGTCTGTGTCATTTGTATGATCAATGCTTGCGTATAGCGTAGCAGCAACCGCAACACCGGGCCGGCACGATCAAATTCTTCTTTAAGTAAATTCCCACGCAGGCGATAAGCGTAACCTGCACTTTGTACCAGGGCACGGTCGGGGGTAGTGTCGCCACCCATAAAAATAGATATGCCAACGATCCCTTCGTTACCGACAACAGCGATCTCCGCAGACTCGCCGCTCTCTAAAACATATAGCAGCGAGACAATACAGGTAATCGGGAAATACACATATTGCAAACGCATACCAGATTCATACAGAGCCTCTCCTTGATGCAGCGATACCAGTTCCAGCTGATCAGACAGGCGATCAAACTCAGCAGCAGGTAAGGCTGCTAGAAGATGGTTTTGCATCGGACTTTGAGAAATAAGCATTAATGATTTGTGGAGCTTTGCTTCAAATTTGGTTTAAAAGTGTGAGATGAGACCGAAGGAAGGTGCAGAGAAATTCAGATTGAATTCCTCTTTTTAGCCTACCACGAAGTGTAAAAAATCTATGCGCGATAGAGCACACATGCAGCCATGAATTGAATAAATAAAATCGCTGTCGCGATTGAGACAAATACTTGATTTTATAAACGTTTTTTCTCACTATGTGCGTCGACGCACAGACGATAGATTGTTCAATAAGTAGCTTTATCAGACGATTGAAAAACAATTCTAGGAATCTATATGTGGTCTCTATTTCTGATCCAAAAAAATCAAAAGACTAAATCCATGGGGTTGTTTGTCAAGGGATCGCAGGAATTTTTTTACAACATCTTTGATCTGATTATCCAAATTACCTCTGCCAGCAAACAGCTTTGTAGCGGTGCTGGCTGGCTATCGCTTACCCGCACTTATACTGCCGGGAGCAAATCGTATGGTTAATCGTATTTTGATTATTACTAGCATTCCCGCTGATGCTGTCACATTGAGTGACATACTTGATCGTGCCAGAGATGGTCCGTTTGAGATCGAATTGCAGACACAGCTTTGTACGGCATTGCACTATTTAACGCTTAATAAAACAGACGCTATTTTGGTAGATTTAAATCTATCTGATAGCCAGGGAATTACGACTTTTGACCGGCTATATTCGGCTGTACCGCATATTCCTATCCTCACATTGTCAGCAGAAGAGGCTGAAGCAGTCTCGATTGAAGCCGTACAAAAAGGAGCACAGGGTTATCTGACGAAAGGTCATTTTGGCAGCTATTTAGTACCTCAATCTTTACGCAATATTATCCATCGCAAAGCGGTAGAAGAAGCCAATTATCTGGAGAAAGCTTTGGCCGAGATAACCCTTAATTCGATTAGTGATGCGGTCATTGGTACCGATCTGTCAGGTAATGTCGAATATCTAAACATGGCAGCCGAACGAATGACTAAGTGGTCCAGGGACGAGGCACGCGGACATCCGATTAGCACAGTTATGCCCATCATCAATGGACAAACACGAGAGCCAGTACAAAATCCGGTTAATCTGGTATTACAGCAAGATACAGTCGTAGTCTTAGCGCCAGATACCGTTCTAATTCGAGCCGATAAAACCGAAGTGGCGATTGCAGATTCGACCTCACCTATTCATGACTCCACCGGAAAAATTGCTGGCGCAGTGATCGTATTTCACGACATTACCGCGGAGCGAGCGATGAAGCTTAAAATGGTACATCTG of the Undibacterium sp. 5I1 genome contains:
- a CDS encoding Crp/Fnr family transcriptional regulator, with product MTTSHSPTQNHLLASLPAAEFDRLFRHLELIKMPLGQILYEAGGQLKHVYFPTTSIVSLLYVLENGASAEIAIVGNEGILGISLFMGGETTPSRAIVQSEGFGYRLKAEHLKEEFNRAGPVLRLLLRYTQALITQMTQTAVCNRHHSIEQQLCRWLLLSLDRLPSDNLKMTQELIANMLGVRREGVTEAAGKLQKMGLIKYARGNIEVIDRPRLEKTVCECYAVVKAEFDRLITDIPKGDPKHILGASDRRTNPKRSDKVDTNNRQNDN
- a CDS encoding Crp/Fnr family transcriptional regulator, with product MLISQSPMQNHLLAALPAAEFDRLSDQLELVSLHQGEALYESGMRLQYVYFPITCIVSLLYVLESGESAEIAVVGNEGIVGISIFMGGDTTPDRALVQSAGYAYRLRGNLLKEEFDRAGPVLRLLLRYTQALIIQMTQTAVCNRHHSIEQQLCRWLLLSVDRLSSDSLIMTQQMIANMLGVRRERVTEAAGNLQRAGLIQYSRGAIEIIDRSGLEDAVCECYSVIKHEFDRLLNDIPHLDIEPVTRSS